The Nicotiana sylvestris chromosome 6, ASM39365v2, whole genome shotgun sequence genomic sequence TCGACTACGCCTCTCGTCGACATCTCGACTACGGCTCATGTCGCCACTTCGGCCAAGGACTTTGCTGCTTCTTCGCCCATCTCGACTAATGACGACTCGAGAATTCCTTTTTTAGTATTATCTTGCCTCAAATATTATAAGGGCGAATTTTGACCCATAAATCCTTCACTTTCAGTTTCACCGGTCCATCTCCTTTTTACAGTAACAACAAAGATCCAACTAAAAATACTAACTATTGAATCAAAATGTGAAGCCCATGATCATATGATAAAACTCTAGAATTAGAGAGTAAGCCGATGAAAGCAGAAGAAATAATAACGAGAAGTAAAAAAATGATTTAAGTGGTAAAATACAACGCGTGTATTCCACCACCCAACAAATATGTGGTTGTGATATTTCAATGGTGCAGTTATTCCACTTCATAATAGTTTATGTGGTTGTGATATTTTAATGGTGCGGTTATTCCACTTCATAATAGTTTATGAGGTAATAGGATACTTGCAAAATTTAAGTATGCTTGAAACGAATTCAAAGGGGTTTCTACACCTTTTCCTTTAAATTAATACAAATACCCTGTATTTTACCGACAACAATAATATATATACAAGTACGATCCCACAATTAGGCCTTTGGGAAGGGTAGGGTATACGCAACTTTACCCCTACCTACCTTGTGTGAGGTAGAGAGGTTTTTTTCATAAACCCTAAGTTGCATGCATATTACTTGTGGAGTATAATATGAATCGAACAAAACTAGAGGGAAAAAATTCAATTACTTAATTATTTCTACGAATTCACAATGATTACATATCCTCGGTTATTTTTACCGGCTTCTTTCAAGGTCTTATCCTCTTCATCTCTCCCCTTTAGTCTCAGCCAGGCACAGCATTAGTTCAACGGAcattaacatgaaacaaaaagaCACTAAGAtttaagaacatcaaaattactaAGATGTAACAGTGTTAGGGTACAGATAATATCGAATAAGGTCGGAAATGAATTGGGAAAGAAAATATTAGTGTATTTCTGCAAACTATACAGCTGACACCAACGCAGCAAACTGCTGGCATGCTATTTGATTGAATCAAAGAATAGTCACTTTCGTAAAGCTTTTGCAGTTGTATATCGCTACCGTCCATGTTGCCTATGCAAATCTGGAGTAACctacatatacacacacacaaacataCATAGATCATGGTTTCGCTTGAACAGCTTTAGAGACATCGAGATGATTAAGACGGCATGTTCCAAGAAGATATTCAGGAAGCTCCTCTGTTGTGTTGGCCTGTGAAGAAAGATATTTCAGATAGTTACGTTGTTCCAATAAGACACTCAATGCTTGTCAACCTCATTGAAATTTCAATGTAATTGACAACATTGGCACTTTCCACAATTTAAAACCATATGCTTAAATGGAGAATGGGACATGAACATTACCTGGACAAGAAACGCCATTTCAATGACAAGATTGTTTAGATATCCAACAACTAGGCTTACGACTCCCCTTGCCACAGTAGAAGAGCCAACATCGATATCAAGCTGAAAGATCACAAATTTTTTTAAGAATCCGCTATGAGGAAAAAATTTCTTCCACATTAAAAGATGTTTGGATTTGAATGTCAATATAAGGAGGAGTATTTCACCTATTATTCTAAAGATAATTAAATTTTGACCTACAACTTTGTAAAACCAACGCGTCAACATATAACAGCAATCCACAAATTGCCACATGAATCAAACAGCAACTGAAGTAATCTTCTATCCTTTGTCGCACTCAACACATAAAAGGAAGATGAAAAGAAATAACCTAAAACCCATGAACTCATCCACATGAAATTAGTGCAACCGAAAAGTACTGACACACCTCTGCTGAAAAGTTCAAATCTCAGCAAGGAGTATGGGTTGTTAGATGTCCCACATTGGTTCAAGACTCAAGCTAGTATCTATGTTATTAACTTGGTAAAAGTATTCTACTTTTGCCGAGAGGAGATATTGAACTTCTGCCATGGTGGAAGTAGTTCATTCACACATCTTGGAAATGGCCGTATTAACTGCACCAACTATTTGCAGCTACACATGCAAACAAAATTAAAGCATCATTTCCTGTCAAAGTACTCTTGAAATTTACCTCCAAGTAGTTCTTTCCctcaaaataattaatttcaagtGCTTGACCTACAATGCATGCTTTCTTCCCAACACTCTGCTTGACTATCCAAGGTCCCtgataattaaaaaaagaaatcaaGATTCCTGATCTTTAAAAGGATTGAAAAATTGTTAAAGTGCTATTAGCAGTGCTGATAAAGCACATAGTCCAACCAAAAAGCTAGCAAGAAAGCAGAAAAGAATTACGATGCACGACTCTAGGATGACATGTATTTTGGGAAAATAACTTGAGCATGCAATATCCCTCTCTGGATTTCTCCATTAAATTAAAATTTCTTCCGTTATGAttgtttttattgttgaaatATTACTTGAAGTTGTAAAATTGACCTCTGAGAAGTGAAAAGGTGCATGCCTGTCATTGGAACTGGAAGAGGCATTCAGTTTTCTTAAGATTGTGAGAGCAACTTGCTGCTGTGCAGTTAATAGCTGCGAACTCGGAAGGTACAGGGCAAAAGTTCTACCACCAACCATTCTCATTGATATGGCTCAGTGCAAACACAACAAGACTGATGGCATGCCCTAGCTTTTTACTAATGTGTTGAGcaacttaaataaaaataattattattaaacTTGTGAAAAAGAGAATCTGTTCAATCTCATTATCAGAAAACAAACCTTGGATATGTAGGGTATGAGCTTGAAACTTGAATTTCTATAAGCATCATCTCCTTTGACGAAACTCTCCAGCAAGGGTGCATTTTCTATAGGAGTGTCCATCATATAGTAGAGACCAAGACTGTATGTTGTTGAACCTGGTACCTGAATGTAAGAAACATTCAGCTACATGACGGATTTCTCTGGAATTctgaaggaaaaaagaaaaggcataTAAAAGAAGCTAGAGAATATACCTGTATATTCACAATGAAGAAAAATTCTGGACCACCCTTAGCTGCATATTTCTGCGGATAAAAATTGGTAAGCAGCAGGTTTACAGACTACATGTGTATGTTAAGTGCCATTGTCTTCacagaataagagaagcaacctgAACAATGCCCCCTGGGCGACCACCAAGATCATCTTCTTGCTTGTCAGACTTCAGCCAATCTGCAGCAACCATTTGCATCAACGTGCCTTTTGCCTTGATCTGTAACAGGCACACAACCAGCGAATGACATAAAATAAGGACAAAGCACATAGCTTTGAAATATATGTAAACTAAACAAATTTGACATGAGTCTCATGCACACTAGCGTAGCAGACAACTAGCCAAGAAGCCTGCATGTTTTCTGGAGTGAAGTTTCCTTGCTGGTATGCcatttttgacatgttttaagAATAATGGTATCACAAACAATGGGTTTTGTTTAATACAATTTAACTAACACTTAGCTGTGGTACAGAAAGATATTATGGCTTTTGCCGAGCGATGATCAGTAGGTTAGGTTAAAAAATTAATCATTATACAGCCGGAAAATCAAACTACAGAAATCAATTTTAAAAGGGAAGCTTTTCCATTTCGCAAGATCAGTTGAGACAGATGAACCACACAAAATTGAATCAGAACATGCTTATGAAATAACAAGACAGTTATAACAAAATCAACTATGAAATCCCACCTTCTTACGATCTTCTAGATAAGTCTCTCCCCGAATAAGAAAAGTTGACGGATCTGTTTGGGTCCAACTGCAAGGCAAATTACAAGTTGGATCTTTTGTAAGAGTGGACCCGTAGTAGCACAACAATGTACTTTCCTTCGCCTTCTCATGCAGATCTATATAACCCCGCTTTTGAACTGCAGTTGAAAAGAATCTCAATCCTCAGAACTTCAACATTCCATTAATTGAGGTTGTTAAAATAGCAACACACATCAAACTCACCAGCAAGATCATGCAACTTTTTCACAAAAACAGCAGCAGATGATAATCTGGCATGCCGCGTGtcctaaaaaaagaagaaggaaaaaacacaaagaaatagagagACATAAGGAAATAcaagagaaaacaaaaaatctGGAGATGTACTGATCTGCAACAAGATGATGGGTCAAGGCAAGTACGAGCAAGAGGGGATAAGGTCCAAAATAGACTAGCACATTAGGATTTAATGAAGGGAATCAATAAATACCCAGAGAGAAATGAAGCTTTCTTCGGGAGGTGGCGTGGGTTAGGGggtaagaaaatcaatttaaTCTAGTAATATTGTCGGCAATACCTAAGACGTGGAAGTCATAAAAGACTGCATATTTGTTGGATTCAAGTCTATATGCCTTAAAACCAGATAAAAGACATAATCTAGACCACATAAACATACATAAGGTGCTGTTCAAGTAGAGGTTAATTGAAAGAAAGTTTCACATCTTTAATTACTTGTAGCAATTGATAGGCATGCTTTTATAATGAAATTCATGCCTAGCCTCCTGAATTCCTGGAAAGCTCTTCCAAAAATAATAGCTTAAACATGTAATACCTGAGAGTACGTTTCTGGGCCAAAATCAGAAGGCCAGCCATTTTCTGATTCGTCATAATCAAGTGGTTCAGAGACATCAAAAAACTCATCAGATGCATCATTTAATCCCATCAAGCTTGCATGTTCAGAAGGTGATTTAACCACTTCTTCCTCCTCCATATCTGCCTTATTCTTCCTATTTTCCAATCTGTTTTGTATTTCAACCTTAACTTCTTCAATTTGATGCAGTCTTTTGTTTCTCATCTGCTCCTCCAAGAAATATGAGGAAGAGCAATCTCCTAATTTTGCCCTAAAAAGCTCCCTTAATGCTACAAATGCAGCAGTAAATTACTAGTTGTGCCCCCATGAGCAGTCATAAAGTGTAAATATGAATAAAATTAACTAATAAACGTGCATGAAACTAGATCTATAAAAACACACCAGCGAGTCTCTCTAGCATGTGGATTGTTATACATCTGGCTGAAGATGTTCGTAAGTAAGACTTCCAGAATCTCCAATCAATAGCAAGCATATGCTTGACTACTGACTGCTTCCTTTGATTCACAGGAGATATTACATATCCTCCACCTGCAATGATTAACAAAGTATATCCATAAGGTGCAGCTCTACTAAAGGTAGTCttgtgcaaaaaaaaaaaaacaaggcgGCAGAAGCATATGACTCATGTGATGTAACTATCAAATTATCAACCATGCACGATCTGCAGAAAATTAGGTATCCATGCACCATGAGAATTTCTCAGTTTTAGATCATCCATGATAAAATTGCATATCCACAAGTTGTGACAAAATCGAACTTTATACTCGTTCTACGTAGTAGGCATATATTACTTTTTAGGCAGGCACGAACATAGTCCTTCTGACGTGGACACTTCTGATGAAACACCGAATGGTACAGAATAACTGCAGGAGTAAACAGCTAGGTCATACTCATACCTAGCAGCTTTAAAAGCAGCCAAAGACCACTTAAACAAAGAAATAGTTACCATATGTTCCGTCATCCTCCCTTCTCCAATACCGCCGCAAAAGAAGATCTCTTCTCTTCATACTCCTGCAATAACTTATGTCAATTATAAACCCTGACAAACTACAAACAGTTTGGAGAGTGAATATCATGTGCCAGACCAAGGTAGCCAATCCCGACGTAGAAGCTTGTGAACAATATCAGTGTGACCATCAAGGTGTTCAATGACACTGCCCCTGTAGTAACAGAAATCCCATCtggaaaataaaatacatatcaGTATAAGGATACAAAGAATATATACTTTGGTTAAAAATAACAAACAGGGGACGAACTGTAACCCATTATTTCGTATTTCCAATCTCCCACAGATAAAGGCAATGAAAGCTGCATTTCGATTAATTTTACAATATGCCATCTACTCCATATACCATGATAAATGCACTCAACGACGGGTGCGTAAACATTCTTTTTATAAGCACTCACATATAAACATTTTACCTtaatctttccatttttgtccaAACAATAAGCGTCAATTCTCGACTCTATATGATTCACAAAACTCACAATTCAATTCTCTAGTTTTATTCTGATTTAACTACTGCAGGAAAAAACACTTTCATAGTGctgagtattttttttttgggggagGGATAAGGTAAGATTCATTGATGTGAGTCAGTGCAAAGCTGGCATGAGTACATCCAAAAGAGAAGTGTGGGCATTACATGTTGTGTAATAAACTAAGAAAGCCGAGCATGGTGTTGGGGTCTAAAACATTTGCCACAGCCATGTCGCACCTAAAAGTAAGCAAAATATACACCTGAACTTAAGCTTAAGTACAGTATCTGGCCTTAAAAAGTTCTATATGTGTTATTTCCTAGAAAGGCATACGTTTTCTGGTATTAACTTATTCAAGTCTTAGTTATGCTTTATACGTATAGAGGGACTAATTTTACTAGCAGTGAAGTCTCTGCAACTGAAGCTTGTATAAAGATTTAGTTAAAGACTTTGCAACTCACTCCGATCTTGAAGGACCAAGTGACATGAGTGTTTGAAAAATGGCCTCTGAAGTTCCATCGACTACACCAACAGCCATTATTGCAGGGTGATCATCCCACTGCACAGCATGAGACAAGTTCAGCAACATGAGCTTCTAAGTTTACTGCCATAGGAGCTGGAAACTATTAGGTTaccttcccatgagattccctaTCTTTAGCTTCTTTAAATAGGCGAAGACCTGCATGCCCAAGTGATTTAAGAACCAATGGAAAGGGAGTAAACAAATGGAGAGGAGGCGACCATTTAGCAAAGAAAGCCAGAGAAATGAGCATCAAAATTTCCCAAGATAAAGCAAACAATGTCTCCTTCCTCGCAGGAGAGCTAATTAGGAATTAcaagaattttaaagaaaatgatcAAACACATTGCAACAGAAATCCTTGATGAGACCCTCAAGGACGAACAAAATCAACAGCAAAAATCATACATGGAATTCCAGCTTCTCTAACATATCAATCATTAGAACCTACCATTCTGACCACCAAAGATTGTCCAGGACGATGGTGCAACAACATCAGATGTCATAGCATCTGCCACTGAGGATGAACAAAGAGTCCAATTAATGGAATTCAGACAATGAGACTTGCTGGAACTATTTAAGCTGTGTGGCAAAAAGGGgggaaaaaaaagaggagaaatcAGCAAGAGAAAAGGAACAATTATTAGTACGAAGAATAACTATCTCCAAGATCCTTGGCGAAGTAAGATAGATACACCAAATCAATATACCTCAAAGACTGCGAATCGCTCCTTGGACAATCAACTGCACTTCCTTTATGCTACAATTATTCATTATCATCAGTTGCCAACAAAGGGAGACGTTAACGGCTCATATTTAGTATTTACTAGTTTATACCTGTAAAGCAGCTTCCTGAAGGGCCTGGATCCATCTTGCTGCTTCCTCAGGACTGTTTGCTCCTAACTGTTGTTCGTAAATTTTCTTTAGACACTCTTGCTCtcaaaaaataaaagcaaaaactGGGAGAAGGTAATCTCCGCACCTTCAACTGATCATTATGATTTGAGGCACTGTACAGAGTGAATATGAAGACGACCTGGGAGAATGCAGAAGTAACAAACCAGAAAGTCTTAATAAGGAAGTCAACGCATTTAATGAGAAAAATCCAATCTGAACAAACAATCTCTGTCATGTATAGGGAATAAAGATCTTACTTTTCTTTGAATGCTCTCTCTCCCATTGTCTGTCACCCTAATGCAGGAATTAATAACAGCACTTCTAACAGGATCCTACAGAAAAATCAACAGGACATATTGCATTGAGTCCTGATAATGTGGCAAATGAATAATTCCAAAGAAAGCTAGGacagaagcaacaacaacaacaacaacaacccagtaaaaatctcacaagtgaggtctggggatggtagagtgtacgcagaccttacccctaccccgaaggggtagagaggctgtttctgaaagaccctcggctcaaggaaaGCTAGGACAGAAGAACtgggaaaaaataaaattttcatcTACTTGAAGATGAAAGTTGATACCTAACCATTCTAGAGACAATTGAAGAGCTGTAAGCAAGTTATAATCCATAAAAAGCCGAGTCCGCCACTTAAATACAGCTAAACAACGAGGTAATCAACACTAAAGGATGACGTATGGGAAGAGAGAACCGACTTACAAGAATATTAGTATGGACCAGCATAGAGATTTCTCCTTAGATcctctttcttttatttaaaagtaaaatgtAGCTAATTGTGATATTTATCAGTCTTTAGATGAGAAAAAATCATAAGATTTTCCAGAAACAACGATTTCTATGCAAAACTTGAAGAATAAGTATTAAAATATGCAATGACGGGCATGCTACCGAAAACATTAAGTCCTTAGAATTTGTGAGGACTGTGGAGACATTTTGAAATCAACTGGAGGTTCAAACTTCAAAGTGAAAAGTCATTATCGACATCCTTGCTATAAGTCTGCTCTAATTTCATAGAATTCTTCTGGAATCAAATGAATAAGTTGTGTGTTTTTAGTTAAAAGAACAAAGCGATTAGCATTTAATCTTCCAAAAGTCGAAGGAAAATGACTAGCTGGAAAAAGAAGTACATATAAAAAGGGAGAAAGAAGATTTTGATCAAGAGCACACTATGACATGTTACATTTCCATTGTGCAAGGCCTGCCGAGGTCACAAGTAGTTGAAGAGACTCCAAAGGAACTTTCTATGGAACAGAAAGGAGGTGATATGAATTTGTTTCGAATAGACTTGAAGACAGTGACATCTTCGAAAAACTTGGAGGGATAGAGGTGAACGTTTTAGGCGACATAAGAAAGCTTTACAGGGGAAGTGGTTATTGGAGATTTGGCAATGAGGAGAAAGCCCTATGGAGGACAAtgacagaatatatatatatatatatatatatatatatatatatatatatatatagtcaccAAAGAAGGGGTTATAGAACTGAGGTCGCTACGATACCGTATGGTTGCAGATTGTGGAGGAAGAAATGAAAGGATGGGAGGAGTTCAGTGgaacataaaattcaaaacagcACATGGGAACAGAGTTATAAGAAGAATATGTGGTACAGAGATGAAAGTCTGATTAGCTGCTTACATTTTGAGCCAGAAGACAATAATTGCAAAATTGGGAGATTGATGAACACCATAACTTGATGGAGCCACACCATAGGCAAAACATCCACTGATGAAGAAGGATGCCTGAAAATGGTGCAGAGAGGCAGCCCCGTACATAAAGCATCCCGCGTTCACGTAGGGTCGCACCCCAAGGGATGCGATGCAGGCAACCTACCCTGACATAAGCGTCAGTGGCTGATTCCACGGTTCGACCCCCTGACCTAAAGACTACatggagacaactttaccgttgctccaaggctcccttCGGAAATGGTGCGGAGAGAGGAGTATTTTCTTAGTAAAGTGTTTCTACTATAGGCTCTTAAAGAGAGAGGAACAAAGTTCGTGTACATTTCCCATACTAAACTCAGTCTTTTTTATCCTTGAGAATGGCCATCACTTCTCCTAGGAGCGGAATAATTACCTGCATTTCGATGAGACTATATCCATACTTGAATGTTGTCAGGTACTGTTTACTTGTCAAACATTAATTTTCAACCATAATCCGCACTGATTTCCACACCCTCCTAAGTGGACGAGAAGAAAGGATTTCTCGGATCAGATGGTGCGAACAAAGCAAACTATGGGGAGAGGATATGAATCACTTACTGGTACACTGCCATTTATCGAGTTAGTTATGGTGGACAACACTGAGCTTATTTGGCAAACAATTGTTAATGCCAGCTATCAGTGACGGAGACAGGATCTccacgaagggggttcaaaaaaaaaaattgtagctagtgggaattgaacctATAACCTTACGaaggttttgaacccccttgaccactaaactacactttcGGGTTGTGTTAAGggagttcaaaacttaatatatagaggtaaaaaccagattttgccttatatatacagtgtaatttttcggcgaagggggttCGTTTCCGCCCCCCTAATCCGCCCCTGCCAGCTATACTGAAGGATATAATGTTCAGCTGGGCATTCAGATATAGGAAACGAAGGCGGTAAGTATGGGATATAGCATCCTTGGTACTTATAATGTGGTTCTATGAACTTTTGATAGCTTGGAAACTACCTTCTTATACTGGCACTTCTTCCCTACATATTAATTAAGTTACTACTATATCAAAAAGAAAATCACCCTTGTGAACTTGGCGCTACATGCATATAGGGGCAGATGTAGAGTTACAAGGTATCGATTCGATAGAACCCAGTAGCTCtagactattatttttctttaaaaattcatttcctaTATACAAATTATTAACATAGAACGTAGTAACTCAAAAGGGCTAAAATCCAGATAAATAAATGTTGTGTGGGTGTGTATTAGACACATTGTCACAAAGAATTGGGTGCAGCGTTACTTGCCTCTGATGGTTACGTCGGTTAGTATCAGCACAAAGAAATAACATAGCACATAGGCAAATCAGATTACAAGTTGGCAAGAACTTGATATCAATTAAACTTAAGCCATTCTTGTCAATGCTAAACTTTAACAAAAAAACAAGAACCCAAATAGTTTATCAAGAATTAGCACTATATATGGCAACAAGACACAgagtgagagagggagagagaatgATGGACCTCGTTGTTTGAAACAGGGTCCGATTTAAAGCTCTTGAGAAGGTGATCGTGAAGAACAAAGTAGCGTTTTCTAGAATACTGAAGTCCAAACCGATTGGAGCGAACCAAATATAACCACCCTTCCATTCTACATGAATCCTTCTGTGAAGCCCCCATTTGAAATATTatccaactccaaagataacAGTTCCACTTCAATTATGCAACAAATTTTTCAAACAAGAACCGATGATTTTCTGTCTATCTTCAGAGGTTCAATGCAGTAACTACTCTTTATTGTAGAATGTCTTATGTGATGATTGCTTTGGCGGTATGGGCTCTCTGTATAATAACTCTTTTTTGTGAAAAGGTTTAAAAGGCAACTAACTGTATTTGCGCGTACCAGAAACAAAAGTTTGGCAGCGGAAATTATTTGAAATGTCATTTGATTCTTTTACCCTTTACTTGCTATAAAAAGACTCCTTTGGGTTGGGTAAAGGCGCCGTTTGGTTTAAAGACAAATTATGTTCAGATTAATTAGTTATACTGAAAAATTAGTTAATCTAATATTATTTCTTATTGATTGTTTGGTATATTGTATTAATTTTGGAATTTTAATTTTACTTCTTTATCATGTGATTACTATTCCACCGTCTAATAGCTAAGTTATCTTATACTAATTTTAACCCTGAAATAACTTATATCAGAATTAATAATCAAACAAGGGATAAGATTGTACTTAATATTAATGCCAGGATTATTTTTTCTTATCCATcctaccaaatgaccccttataATATTAGTTATATAATTAAGTATTGCATTTGAAGTTTTCAATATCACTTTTGAGAGAGAGAGAAGGGAACAAAAAAGATTCAGGCGAACAAATTATTTTTTCCGGTTCACTTAATTGATTTTTAGCCCTTTCGTGATTCATAAAAGTTGATTTTTTCGtatatcaagaaggaattaacttcTTTTTTGCAAGGTAGCCCTTAGAGTAAAGAACCTAGGAGTATTTGTTATAGTTCCAATAAACAATGGATTCCTTTATATGTGTGAAAACAGCCAAAAAAAGTAATTAAAGTGGACAGGAAGGAGAATATTATTAGTGACGAGGGAACTAAGTGCTAAGTAAGACGGACATTAAATGCGTGCCTTTATAGTTTATTAGGATGGTTGAAGTCGAAATTCATTAAGAAAGACCAGTTTAATTAAACATGTAATAATGGAAATTGTAACGTCTTGAGTTCTATTTCCAATGATCTTGATTATTGTCATGCAGCAATATGTGAAAAACGTATAATGCAATGCTTTACTCCTTAAATTGTCAATCTTGTGTGCTATAGAACATCTTCTTTGTCTAAAGATTCGATGTTAATGTTCAGgctttgctatttttattttcaaatacatTTTAAAAACACAAGTCAATATTCTTTCTTTAGAAGAAAGGTGAATGACCATGAATTGATGGCCAGCAAAACGTAAAAGCTGAAAATAATCTTATTTTATCTCCATGTGCACAAAGAGAGGCCATTTACACACAGCGTACAAACCCATGACATTTGATCCCCTAACCAAATAACACATTTTTAAGATAATGCCACAAATATATGTTCAGACTGTCCCTCCAAAAAAAATAAAGacagaaaagacaaagaaaaagaaaaatacaactgtGGAACTAGATATGTCTGTTGTCCTTCAATTAACTTGTCGCCATTTCAGGATTTGGACGCTTGCAAACTTAGCTAATATGCAGTGGCGGATCCAAAATTTTAAAGTTATGAGTGCTCGTCgataaaatttcaaaagaaaaagagaaaaagaaatttaGTCGTGGGTGCTCACTCAATAtttatctaaatatttttataatagtTTATGCAAATTTActaaatttggtcaaagataatggGTGCTTGAGCACCCACAAGAGACCATGTAGATCCTCCAGTGATAGTACGcctttacatatatatatatatatatatatatatatatatatatatatatattagtttaaTA encodes the following:
- the LOC104221037 gene encoding protein ENHANCED DISEASE RESISTANCE 2 isoform X1 → MGASQKDSCRMEGWLYLVRSNRFGLQYSRKRYFVLHDHLLKSFKSDPVSNNEDPVRSAVINSCIRVTDNGRESIQRKVVFIFTLYSASNHNDQLKLGANSPEEAARWIQALQEAALQHKGSAVDCPRSDSQSLSLNSSSKSHCLNSINWTLCSSSVADAMTSDVVAPSSWTIFGGQNGLRLFKEAKDRESHGKWDDHPAIMAVGVVDGTSEAIFQTLMSLGPSRSEWDFCYYRGSVIEHLDGHTDIVHKLLRRDWLPWSMKRRDLLLRRYWRREDDGTYVILYHSVFHQKCPRQKDYVRACLKSGGYVISPVNQRKQSVVKHMLAIDWRFWKSYLRTSSARCITIHMLERLAALRELFRAKLGDCSSSYFLEEQMRNKRLHQIEEVKVEIQNRLENRKNKADMEEEEVVKSPSEHASLMGLNDASDEFFDVSEPLDYDESENGWPSDFGPETYSQDTRHARLSSAAVFVKKLHDLAVQKRGYIDLHEKAKESTLLCYYGSTLTKDPTCNLPCSWTQTDPSTFLIRGETYLEDRKKIKAKGTLMQMVAADWLKSDKQEDDLGGRPGGIVQKYAAKGGPEFFFIVNIQVPGSTTYSLGLYYMMDTPIENAPLLESFVKGDDAYRNSSFKLIPYISKGPWIVKQSVGKKACIVGQALEINYFEGKNYLELDIDVGSSTVARGVVSLVVGYLNNLVIEMAFLVQANTTEELPEYLLGTCRLNHLDVSKAVQAKP
- the LOC104221037 gene encoding protein ENHANCED DISEASE RESISTANCE 2 isoform X2, which produces MGASQKDSCRMEGWLYLVRSNRFGLQYSRKRYFVLHDHLLKSFKSDPVSNNEDPVRSAVINSCIRVTDNGRESIQRKVVFIFTLYSASNHNDQLKLGANSPEEAARWIQALQEAALQHKGSAVDCPRSDSQSLSLNSSSKSHCLNSINWTLCSSSVADAMTSDVVAPSSWTIFGGQNGLRLFKEAKDRESHGKWDDHPAIMAVGVVDGTSEAIFQTLMSLGPSRSEWDFCYYRGSVIEHLDGHTDIVHKLLRRDWLPWSMKRRDLLLRRYWRREDDGTYGGGYVISPVNQRKQSVVKHMLAIDWRFWKSYLRTSSARCITIHMLERLAALRELFRAKLGDCSSSYFLEEQMRNKRLHQIEEVKVEIQNRLENRKNKADMEEEEVVKSPSEHASLMGLNDASDEFFDVSEPLDYDESENGWPSDFGPETYSQDTRHARLSSAAVFVKKLHDLAVQKRGYIDLHEKAKESTLLCYYGSTLTKDPTCNLPCSWTQTDPSTFLIRGETYLEDRKKIKAKGTLMQMVAADWLKSDKQEDDLGGRPGGIVQKYAAKGGPEFFFIVNIQVPGSTTYSLGLYYMMDTPIENAPLLESFVKGDDAYRNSSFKLIPYISKGPWIVKQSVGKKACIVGQALEINYFEGKNYLELDIDVGSSTVARGVVSLVVGYLNNLVIEMAFLVQANTTEELPEYLLGTCRLNHLDVSKAVQAKP